A window of Streptomyces sp. Je 1-332 genomic DNA:
CTGGTCGAAGGGCACCGGCCGGTTCCGCTTGTCGTGACTGGTCGGCCGATACGTGCCGTGGTCCCAGACGATGACGGTCCCGCCGCCGTACTCGTCCTTGGGGATCACTCCCTCAAAGTCCCGGTACTCCATGGGGTGGTCCTCGGTGGGGATGGCGAGCCGCTTGTCGTGCGGATCGGTGGAGGGGCCTTTCGGGACCGACCAGGACTTCAGTACGCCGTCTACCTCGAGGCGGAAGTCGAAGTGCACCGAGCTCGCGTCGTGGATCTGCACCACGAACGCGGGCTCGTCGGCCGGAGTCCGCGCTGCGTCCCGCGTCCCGCGCTCGCCGCGCGGCTCGCTCGTCCGCTCGAAGTGCCGCTTGTCCCGATAGGTCCGCAGCTGGTCCTTCTCGCTCACCTCAGCTCCCTTCCACCGACCGGTCCGGAGGCCGCGTACAGGTTATGCACCCCCGATCTCACCCGCACGGCGAGCCGATCGGAATGTGTGGGACCGCGGCTCGCGGGACACCCGGTGCCCCGATGGCTCCCGTTCACTCAGGTCGTGTGCCGCGAGCGGAGTCAGGCGTTCGCGCCCCCGAGAGGTGCGGAGCAAGCTGGAGAGAGTGGACCCAGAGTGGACCCGAGGAAGGAAGCGCACCGATGAGTGACAGCCCGCAGGACCCGACGACCAAGCACCCGCAGCCGGAGTTCGCCCAGCAGGACCAGCAGACCCCCGGCTGGACCGGGCCGATGGACCCGCCGCCCGACCACGGCGAGGAGTCCTACCGGGGGAGCGGACTGCTGCAGGGCCGGGCAGCTGTCATCACCGGCGGCGACTCCGGCATCGGCCGGGCCGTGGCCATCGCCTACGCACGTGAGGGCGCGGATGTCCTGTTCACCTATCTGCCCACGGAGGCGGGGGACGCCCAGGAGACGGTCAGGCTCGTCGAGAAGGCGGGGCGTCGTGGTCTGGCCGTGCCGTGCGACATCCGGGAAGAGGAGCAGTGCCGGCGACTGGTCGAGCGAGCCGTGGCGGAGTTCGGACGCATCGATGTGCTGGTGAACAACGCGGCGTACCAGATGTCGCAGCCCGAGGGCATCACGGAGATCTCCACGGAGCAGTTCGACCGTGTCGTGCGCACGAATCTGTACGGCATGTTCTGGCTGTGCAAGATGGCCGTGCCGCACATCCCGTCGGGCGGCTCGATCATCAACACCACGTCGGTACAGGCCTACAAGCCGAGCCCGCACCTGCTCGACTACGCCATGACCAAGGGCGCCATCGTCACCTTCACCCAGGGCCTCGCGCAGATGCTGGTCGAGAACGGAATCCGCGTCAACGCCGTCGCTCCGGGGCCGGTGTGGACGCCGCTGATCCCGGCCACGCTGCCGGACACCAAGGAGTTCGGAAAGCAGGCCCCGATGGGCCGGCCCGCCCAGCCCGCCGAGATGGCGCCCGCGTACGTGTTCCTCGCCTCGGAACACGCGAGCTTCATCACCGCGGAGATCATGAACGCCACCGGAGGTACGCCGCTCCCGTAGTCCGGACGGGGCGTGAGGAGGCAGCACAAGCATCCGCGCTAAGGAGGCGGCGAGGTGAGTTCCAGCGTTGAGCTACGGGTCGGACGACGCAGGATCGAGGTCAAGCGAGCCGAGAAGGAGCTGTTTCCCGAGGACGGCATCACCAAGGCCGACCTCGCCGAGCACTACCGGCGTGTGGCGCCGCGCATGCTGCCCGAACTGCGCGGCAGGCCACTGATGCTGGAGCGGATGCCGGACGGGATCGACGGGGACCGCTTCTACCAGAAGGAGGTCTCCGACTACTTCCCCGACTGGATTCACCGCACCACGGTGTCCAAGGAGGGCGGCGAGGTCACCCATGTGGTCTGCGACGACACGGCGACCTTGGTCTATCTCGCGGGCCAGGCGTGCATCACCCCCCACCGCTGGCTGAGCCGCGCCGACCGGCCGCGCCGCCCCGACCGCCTCGTCTTCGACCTCGACCCGCCCGGCGACGACTTCGAGCCCGTGCGCCGCGCGGCACACCATCTGCGCGAACTCCTCGATGAGCTGGACCTTCCGTCGGGCCTGATGACCACGGGCTCACGTGGCCTGCACGTCGTCG
This region includes:
- a CDS encoding DNA polymerase ligase N-terminal domain-containing protein; amino-acid sequence: MSEKDQLRTYRDKRHFERTSEPRGERGTRDAARTPADEPAFVVQIHDASSVHFDFRLEVDGVLKSWSVPKGPSTDPHDKRLAIPTEDHPMEYRDFEGVIPKDEYGGGTVIVWDHGTYRPTSHDKRNRPVPFDQALENGHATFVLHGEKLRGEYALTRFHSREEKSGGSSAKPTWLLVRTGHHSGGGTPDPRRARSARSGRTLRQVAEAPDAPTWRSDRGERK
- a CDS encoding SDR family oxidoreductase translates to MSDSPQDPTTKHPQPEFAQQDQQTPGWTGPMDPPPDHGEESYRGSGLLQGRAAVITGGDSGIGRAVAIAYAREGADVLFTYLPTEAGDAQETVRLVEKAGRRGLAVPCDIREEEQCRRLVERAVAEFGRIDVLVNNAAYQMSQPEGITEISTEQFDRVVRTNLYGMFWLCKMAVPHIPSGGSIINTTSVQAYKPSPHLLDYAMTKGAIVTFTQGLAQMLVENGIRVNAVAPGPVWTPLIPATLPDTKEFGKQAPMGRPAQPAEMAPAYVFLASEHASFITAEIMNATGGTPLP
- the ligD gene encoding non-homologous end-joining DNA ligase, which produces MSSSVELRVGRRRIEVKRAEKELFPEDGITKADLAEHYRRVAPRMLPELRGRPLMLERMPDGIDGDRFYQKEVSDYFPDWIHRTTVSKEGGEVTHVVCDDTATLVYLAGQACITPHRWLSRADRPRRPDRLVFDLDPPGDDFEPVRRAAHHLRELLDELDLPSGLMTTGSRGLHVVVPLNRRDDADDVLAFARAAADELAARHERELTTEPRKDARKGRLYLDVARNGYAQTVVAPFAVRSRPGAPVAAPLGWDELDAPDLTARRWTVSDLGDRLDKDPWAGLTRHARGVTAAARRLRERTHA